In one Caballeronia sp. M1242 genomic region, the following are encoded:
- a CDS encoding dienelactone hydrolase family protein, translating to MLSPEVDSLIPRVPFDRRTFIKAAFGTGFAAAVLPVSAQTIHTDADGLEAGAIGVRGADGTLIPAYRAQPLGKTHLPVIIVIHEIFGVHEHIADVCRRFAKLGYLAIAPDLYTRQGDASVYPSIQQLNDQIVSKVPDSQVLSDIDETVKWAGEHGGDLKRLGITGFCWGGRITWLYAEHNPRVKAAVAWYGRLAGNKTANSPSNAIDNAGELKVPVLGLYGRQDPSIPQDTIEQMKQAIANGPPSARGSQFVVYDDAPHAFFADYRPSYRKADAEDGWKRALAWFHEHGVK from the coding sequence ATGCTGAGTCCCGAAGTCGACAGCCTCATCCCGCGCGTTCCGTTCGATCGACGCACTTTCATCAAGGCCGCTTTCGGCACCGGCTTCGCGGCTGCGGTGCTGCCGGTCTCCGCGCAGACCATCCATACCGATGCCGACGGTCTCGAAGCCGGCGCGATCGGCGTGCGCGGCGCGGACGGCACGCTGATTCCGGCGTATCGCGCGCAGCCGCTCGGCAAGACGCATCTGCCGGTCATCATCGTGATCCACGAGATTTTCGGCGTGCACGAGCATATCGCCGATGTCTGCCGCCGCTTCGCCAAGCTGGGCTATCTGGCCATCGCGCCGGATCTTTATACGCGGCAAGGCGATGCGTCGGTGTATCCGTCGATTCAGCAACTCAACGATCAGATCGTCTCCAAGGTGCCGGATTCGCAGGTGCTCTCCGATATCGACGAGACAGTCAAATGGGCCGGCGAGCACGGCGGCGATCTCAAGCGGCTCGGCATCACCGGCTTCTGCTGGGGCGGGCGCATCACGTGGCTGTACGCGGAGCACAATCCGCGCGTGAAGGCGGCGGTCGCGTGGTACGGGCGCCTCGCCGGCAACAAGACGGCGAACTCACCGAGCAATGCGATCGACAACGCTGGCGAACTGAAGGTGCCCGTGCTCGGCCTATATGGACGGCAGGATCCGAGCATTCCGCAGGACACCATCGAGCAGATGAAACAGGCCATCGCGAACGGCCCGCCGAGCGCGCGCGGCTCGCAGTTCGTGGTCTACGACGACGCGCCGCACGCGTTTTTCGCGGATTATCGCCCGAGCTACCGCAAGGCCGACGCCGAAGACGGCTGGAAGCGCGCGCTCGCGTGGTTCCACGAGCACGGCGTCAAGTAA
- a CDS encoding aromatic ring-hydroxylating dioxygenase subunit alpha: protein MSNLSNALQLKAVHSQLPVTAYFDEALLTREIDVLFKQGPRYIGHELMVPEAGNYFALPGEGEGRVLVRNQQNNIELLSNVCRHRQAIMLNGRGSAENIVCPLHRWTYDLSGQLLGAPHFADKPCLNLGATPLQNWQGLLFEAEGRNVAADLAKLGTARHFDFSGFMFDHVEVHECNYNWKTFIEVYLEDYHVAPFHPGLGSFVSCDNLEWEFGDWYSVQTVGVHKNLEKPGSPTYRKWHDQVLRFRNGAPPEFGAIWMVYYPGLMIEWYPHVLVVSWLIPRGTQKTTNIVEFYYPEEIALFEREFIEAERAAYMETAREDDEIGERMDAGRRALMSRGENQVGPYQSPMESGMQHFHEFLRHQLGSI, encoded by the coding sequence ATGTCCAATCTGAGCAATGCATTGCAGTTGAAGGCTGTTCATAGTCAACTGCCAGTCACGGCTTACTTTGACGAAGCGCTTCTTACGCGCGAAATCGACGTACTTTTCAAGCAAGGTCCACGCTATATCGGGCACGAACTCATGGTCCCCGAAGCGGGGAACTATTTCGCGCTTCCCGGCGAAGGCGAAGGGCGCGTGCTCGTCCGCAATCAGCAGAACAACATCGAACTGCTGTCCAACGTGTGCCGTCACCGTCAGGCCATCATGCTAAACGGGCGCGGCAGCGCGGAGAACATCGTCTGTCCGCTGCACCGCTGGACCTATGATCTGAGCGGCCAGTTGCTCGGCGCGCCGCATTTCGCCGACAAACCGTGCCTCAATCTCGGCGCCACGCCGCTACAGAACTGGCAAGGCCTGCTCTTCGAGGCCGAGGGCCGCAACGTCGCGGCCGATCTCGCCAAGCTCGGCACGGCGCGTCACTTCGACTTCTCGGGCTTCATGTTCGATCACGTCGAAGTGCACGAGTGCAACTACAACTGGAAGACCTTCATCGAGGTCTATCTGGAGGACTACCACGTCGCGCCGTTCCATCCGGGTCTCGGCAGTTTCGTGTCGTGCGACAACCTCGAATGGGAATTCGGCGACTGGTACAGCGTGCAGACGGTGGGCGTCCACAAGAATCTGGAAAAGCCCGGCAGCCCGACGTATCGCAAATGGCACGACCAGGTCCTGCGCTTTCGCAACGGCGCGCCGCCGGAGTTCGGCGCCATCTGGATGGTGTACTACCCCGGTCTCATGATCGAGTGGTATCCGCACGTGCTCGTCGTGTCGTGGCTCATTCCGCGCGGCACGCAGAAGACGACGAACATCGTCGAGTTCTATTACCCCGAGGAGATCGCGCTGTTCGAGCGCGAGTTCATCGAGGCCGAGCGCGCCGCGTACATGGAAACGGCGCGCGAGGACGATGAAATCGGCGAGCGCATGGACGCGGGCCGTCGCGCGCTCATGTCGCGCGGCGAGAACCAGGTCGGGCCGTATCAAAGTCCGATGGAATCGGGCATGCAGCACTTCCACGAGTTCCTGCGGCATCAGCTCGGCAGCATTTGA
- the dxs gene encoding 1-deoxy-D-xylulose-5-phosphate synthase: MYDLLKTIDDPADLRALDRRQLQPLADELRAYVLDSVSQTGGHLSSNLGTVELTIALHYVFDTPNDRIVWDVGHQTYPHKILTGRRDRMPTLRQLNGISGFPRRSESEYDTFGTAHSSTSISAALGMAIANKLQGDNRYSIAVIGDGAMTAGMAFEAMNNAGVADDLPLLVILNDNDMSISPPVGALNRHLARLMSGRFYAAARAGVERVLRAAPPVLDLARKLEEHAKGMIVPATLFEEFGFNYIGPIDGHDLDSLIPTLQNIKELRGPQFLHVVTKKGQGYKLAEADPVLYHGPGKFNPAEGIKPSTAPSKKTYTQVFGEWLCDAAAQDSRVVGITPAMREGSGMVEFEKRFPDRYFDVGIAEQHAVTFAGGLAADGMKPVVAIYSTFLQRAYDQLIHDVALQNLPVVFAIDRAGLVGADGATHAGNYDLAFLRCIPNMTVMAASDENECRQMLYTALQQPNPTAVRYPRGAGTGVATVKQMTAIPLGKGEIRRQSSQKMGSGKRIAILAFGTMVAPSLAAAEELDATVANMRFVKPVDADLLRELAATHDALVTVEEGTIMGGAGSACVEALLASGVVKPVLQLGLPDVFIDHGDPAKLLASVGLDAAGIAHSIRERFLSAVEAADKLTKRVA, encoded by the coding sequence ATGTACGACTTGCTGAAAACCATCGACGATCCGGCCGATTTGCGTGCCCTCGATCGACGCCAACTGCAGCCGCTTGCCGACGAACTGCGGGCCTATGTGCTCGACAGCGTGTCGCAGACGGGTGGCCATCTGTCGTCCAACCTCGGCACGGTCGAGCTGACGATCGCGCTGCATTATGTGTTCGATACGCCGAACGACCGTATCGTCTGGGACGTCGGCCATCAGACGTATCCTCACAAGATTCTGACCGGACGCCGCGACCGGATGCCGACGCTGCGTCAGCTCAACGGCATTTCGGGCTTTCCGCGCCGCAGCGAATCCGAGTACGACACGTTCGGCACGGCGCATTCGAGCACGTCGATTTCGGCGGCGCTCGGCATGGCCATCGCGAACAAACTGCAGGGCGACAACCGCTATTCCATCGCCGTGATCGGCGACGGCGCGATGACCGCGGGCATGGCGTTCGAGGCGATGAACAACGCGGGCGTCGCCGACGACCTGCCGCTGCTCGTCATCCTCAACGACAACGACATGTCGATCTCGCCGCCGGTCGGCGCGCTGAATCGCCATCTGGCGCGTCTGATGTCGGGCCGCTTCTATGCCGCCGCCCGCGCGGGCGTGGAGCGCGTGCTGCGCGCCGCGCCACCGGTGCTCGACCTCGCCCGCAAGCTCGAAGAGCACGCGAAAGGCATGATCGTGCCGGCCACGCTCTTCGAAGAGTTCGGCTTCAACTACATCGGCCCGATCGACGGCCATGATCTCGATTCGCTCATCCCGACGCTGCAAAACATCAAGGAACTGCGCGGCCCGCAATTCCTGCACGTCGTCACGAAGAAAGGCCAGGGCTACAAGCTCGCGGAAGCCGATCCCGTTCTGTATCACGGCCCGGGCAAGTTCAATCCGGCCGAAGGCATCAAGCCCTCGACCGCGCCGTCGAAGAAGACCTACACGCAGGTCTTCGGCGAATGGCTCTGCGACGCCGCCGCGCAGGATTCCCGCGTGGTCGGCATCACGCCCGCCATGCGCGAAGGCTCGGGCATGGTCGAGTTCGAAAAGCGTTTCCCGGACCGCTACTTCGATGTCGGCATCGCGGAGCAGCACGCCGTCACGTTCGCGGGCGGGCTGGCTGCGGACGGCATGAAGCCGGTCGTCGCCATTTACTCGACGTTCCTGCAGCGCGCGTACGACCAGTTGATCCACGACGTCGCGTTGCAGAATCTGCCGGTCGTATTCGCAATCGACCGCGCGGGCCTGGTCGGTGCCGACGGCGCGACGCACGCGGGCAATTACGATCTCGCGTTCCTGCGCTGCATCCCGAACATGACGGTGATGGCCGCATCCGACGAAAACGAATGCCGTCAGATGCTCTACACGGCGCTTCAGCAGCCGAACCCGACGGCCGTGCGCTATCCGCGCGGCGCGGGCACGGGCGTCGCCACCGTCAAGCAGATGACCGCCATTCCGCTCGGCAAGGGCGAAATCCGCCGTCAGTCGTCGCAGAAAATGGGCTCCGGCAAGCGCATCGCGATTCTCGCGTTCGGCACGATGGTCGCGCCGTCGCTGGCCGCCGCCGAGGAACTGGACGCCACCGTGGCGAACATGCGTTTCGTGAAGCCCGTCGACGCCGATCTGCTGCGCGAACTGGCCGCGACGCACGACGCGCTCGTGACCGTCGAGGAAGGCACGATCATGGGCGGCGCGGGTTCCGCGTGCGTCGAGGCGCTGCTCGCGAGCGGCGTCGTCAAGCCGGTGCTGCAACTCGGCCTGCCGGACGTGTTCATCGACCACGGCGATCCGGCCAAGCTGCTCGCGAGCGTCGGGCTGGATGCGGCCGGCATTGCGCATTCCATCCGCGAGCGTTTCCTGTCCGCGGTCGAAGCGGCGGACAAGCTGACCAAGCGCGTCGCCTGA
- a CDS encoding polyprenyl synthetase family protein yields MTFEQWMRATLDRVETALEHYLPGTDVAPARLHEAMRYAVLGGGKRVRPLLVHAAGELTGASAQAVEAASAALEMIHVYSLVHDDMPAMDDDALRRGKPTVHIQYDEATALLVGDALQSQAFIALTAEGNGLSDRQQAALVRELAVASGSVGMAGGQAIDLESVGRKLSRPELETMHRKKTGALLRASVRMGALAGDEPGADVLAALDQYAAAVGLAFQVVDDILDVTADSATLGKTAGKDAQHDKPTYVSIIGLDASRELAAQLGRDAHAAIQPFGARAQRLAELADLVVNRAH; encoded by the coding sequence ATGACCTTCGAACAATGGATGCGCGCCACGCTCGACCGCGTCGAAACCGCGCTCGAGCACTATCTTCCCGGCACGGATGTCGCGCCGGCGCGTCTGCATGAAGCCATGCGCTATGCCGTGCTCGGCGGCGGCAAGCGCGTGCGTCCGCTTCTGGTTCACGCGGCCGGCGAACTCACCGGCGCGAGCGCGCAGGCGGTCGAAGCGGCGAGCGCCGCGCTGGAGATGATCCACGTCTATTCGCTCGTGCACGACGACATGCCCGCGATGGACGACGACGCACTGCGTCGCGGCAAGCCCACGGTACACATTCAATATGACGAAGCGACGGCGCTGCTTGTCGGCGACGCGCTTCAGTCGCAGGCGTTCATCGCGCTGACGGCCGAAGGCAATGGTCTGTCGGACCGCCAGCAGGCCGCGCTCGTGCGCGAACTGGCGGTCGCGAGCGGCTCCGTCGGCATGGCGGGCGGGCAGGCCATCGACCTCGAAAGCGTCGGGCGCAAGCTGTCGCGGCCCGAACTCGAAACCATGCATCGCAAGAAGACGGGCGCGTTGCTGCGCGCGTCGGTGCGCATGGGCGCGCTTGCAGGCGACGAGCCGGGCGCGGACGTGCTCGCCGCGCTCGATCAATACGCCGCTGCCGTCGGGCTCGCGTTTCAGGTCGTCGACGACATTCTCGACGTCACGGCCGATTCCGCGACGCTCGGCAAGACCGCCGGCAAAGACGCGCAGCATGACAAGCCGACTTACGTGTCGATCATCGGACTCGACGCGTCGCGCGAACTCGCGGCGCAGCTCGGCCGCGACGCGCACGCCGCTATCCAGCCGTTCGGCGCTCGGGCGCAGCGCCTTGCCGAACTCGCCGACCTGGTCGTGAACCGGGCGCATTAA
- the polA gene encoding DNA polymerase I produces MPEELSLEGKTLLLVDGSSYLYRAYHAMPDLRGPDGGPTGALYGMVNMLRRLRREINAEYSACIFDAKGKTFRDDWYADYKANRPSMPEDLSKQIEPIHVAVRALGWPLVMIEGVEADDVIGTLAVQAEKRGMKVIVSTGDKDLAQLVTDHVTLINTMTNETLDRAGVVNKFGVPPERIVDYLSLIGDTVDNVPGVEKCGPKTALKWLTAYETLDGIVAHASEIKGAVGDNLRKALDFLPMARKLVTVHTECDLTSQIDSIEETLQTRPESRDELRDVFLRHGFKTWLREIEIADAVEGPTDTPPAEVTEIVHHYETVQSWEQFDAWLARIEAAEITSFDTETTSLDPMVAQIVGLSVAVEPGHAAYIPVAHRGPDAPVQLPRDEVLAKLKPWLEDASKKKVGQHLKYDEQVLANHGIELNGVEHDTLLQSYVLESHRPHDMDNLALRHLGVKTIKYEDVAGKGAAQIGFDEVALEKAAEYAAEDADVTLRLHQTLYPQVAEEEGLLRVYRDIEMPTARVLRKMERNGVLIDREKLDAQSNEIAKRLIELQTEAYEHAGGEFNLGSPKQIGQIFFEKLQLPVVKKTPSGAPSTDEEVLQKLAEDYPLPKVLLEHRALSKLKSTYTDKLPRMVNPATGRVHTNYAQAVAVTGRLSSNEPNLQNIPVRTGEGRRIREAFIAPPGSKIVSADYSQIELRIMAHISGDASLMRAFTEGEDVHRATASEVFSVTPLEVDNDQRRIAKVINFGLIYGMSSFGLASNLGITRDAAKLYIDRYFARYPGVAAYMETTRVTAKMNGFVETVFGRRLWLPEINGGSGPRRQAAERAAINAPMQGTAADLIKMSMIAVQDWIEQAGMRTKMIMQVHDELVLEVPEEELPDVRKRLPELMCGVAELKVPLVAEVGVGNNWEEAH; encoded by the coding sequence ATGCCTGAAGAACTCAGTCTTGAAGGTAAGACCCTGCTATTGGTCGACGGTTCTAGCTACTTGTACCGGGCTTACCATGCGATGCCTGACCTGCGTGGTCCCGACGGCGGTCCCACCGGCGCACTGTATGGGATGGTGAACATGCTGCGGCGCCTTCGCCGCGAAATCAATGCAGAGTATAGCGCGTGCATCTTCGACGCCAAGGGTAAGACCTTCCGCGACGACTGGTACGCCGATTACAAAGCCAACCGTCCTTCGATGCCCGAAGACCTCAGCAAGCAGATCGAGCCCATCCATGTCGCCGTGCGCGCGCTCGGCTGGCCGCTCGTGATGATCGAAGGCGTCGAGGCCGATGACGTCATCGGCACGCTCGCCGTGCAGGCCGAAAAGCGCGGCATGAAGGTAATCGTGTCGACGGGCGACAAGGATCTGGCTCAGCTCGTGACGGATCATGTCACCCTCATCAATACGATGACCAACGAAACGCTCGATCGCGCAGGCGTCGTGAACAAGTTCGGCGTGCCTCCGGAGCGCATCGTCGACTATCTGTCGCTCATCGGCGATACGGTCGACAACGTGCCCGGCGTCGAAAAGTGCGGACCCAAGACCGCGCTCAAATGGCTTACCGCATACGAAACGCTCGATGGCATCGTCGCACACGCGAGCGAGATCAAAGGTGCGGTAGGAGACAATCTGCGCAAGGCTCTCGACTTCCTGCCGATGGCGAGAAAGCTCGTCACCGTGCACACGGAATGCGACCTCACTTCGCAGATCGACTCTATCGAAGAGACGCTGCAAACGCGCCCTGAATCGCGCGACGAGTTGCGCGACGTGTTCCTGCGGCACGGCTTCAAGACGTGGCTGCGCGAGATCGAAATCGCGGATGCCGTCGAAGGCCCGACCGATACCCCACCCGCCGAAGTCACCGAGATCGTCCATCACTACGAGACCGTGCAGTCGTGGGAGCAGTTCGATGCATGGCTCGCGCGCATCGAAGCCGCCGAGATTACGTCGTTCGATACGGAGACCACGTCGCTGGATCCGATGGTCGCGCAGATCGTCGGCTTGTCCGTGGCAGTCGAGCCGGGACATGCCGCGTACATTCCGGTCGCGCATCGCGGGCCGGACGCGCCCGTGCAGTTGCCGCGCGACGAAGTGCTCGCGAAGCTCAAGCCCTGGCTCGAGGACGCATCGAAGAAGAAGGTCGGCCAGCATCTGAAGTACGACGAGCAAGTGCTGGCCAATCACGGCATCGAGCTGAACGGCGTCGAGCACGACACGCTGCTGCAATCGTACGTGCTGGAGTCGCATCGTCCGCACGACATGGATAACCTCGCGCTGCGGCATCTGGGCGTGAAGACCATCAAGTACGAAGACGTGGCGGGCAAGGGCGCGGCGCAGATCGGCTTCGATGAAGTGGCGCTGGAGAAGGCCGCCGAATACGCAGCCGAAGACGCCGACGTGACGTTGCGCCTGCATCAGACGCTTTATCCGCAGGTCGCGGAAGAAGAAGGACTGCTGCGCGTGTATCGCGATATCGAAATGCCGACCGCGCGCGTGTTACGCAAGATGGAGCGCAACGGCGTGCTGATCGACCGCGAGAAACTCGACGCGCAAAGCAACGAAATCGCCAAGCGCCTGATCGAGCTACAGACGGAAGCCTACGAGCATGCCGGCGGCGAATTCAATCTCGGATCGCCCAAGCAAATCGGCCAGATTTTCTTCGAGAAGCTGCAATTGCCCGTCGTGAAGAAGACGCCGAGCGGCGCGCCTTCCACGGACGAAGAAGTGCTGCAAAAGCTCGCAGAAGACTATCCGCTGCCGAAGGTGCTACTCGAACATCGCGCGCTGTCGAAGCTCAAGTCGACGTACACGGACAAGCTGCCGCGCATGGTCAATCCGGCTACGGGCCGCGTGCACACGAACTACGCGCAGGCCGTCGCGGTGACGGGGCGCTTGTCGTCGAACGAACCGAATCTGCAAAACATTCCCGTGCGAACCGGCGAAGGCCGGCGCATTCGCGAGGCGTTCATCGCGCCGCCGGGCAGCAAGATCGTGTCGGCGGATTATTCGCAGATCGAACTTCGCATCATGGCGCACATTTCAGGCGATGCCTCGCTCATGCGCGCGTTCACGGAAGGCGAGGACGTGCACCGCGCGACGGCATCCGAAGTGTTCAGCGTGACGCCGCTCGAAGTGGACAACGACCAGCGGCGCATCGCGAAGGTCATCAACTTCGGCTTGATCTACGGCATGAGCTCGTTCGGTCTCGCGTCGAATCTCGGCATCACGCGCGACGCGGCGAAGCTCTATATCGACCGCTATTTCGCGCGCTATCCGGGCGTGGCCGCGTACATGGAAACCACGCGCGTGACGGCGAAGATGAACGGCTTCGTCGAAACCGTGTTCGGGCGGCGGCTGTGGCTGCCCGAGATCAATGGCGGCAGCGGTCCGCGCCGTCAGGCGGCCGAGCGCGCCGCGATCAACGCGCCGATGCAGGGCACCGCCGCCGACCTCATCAAGATGTCGATGATCGCGGTGCAGGACTGGATCGAACAAGCGGGCATGCGCACGAAGATGATCATGCAGGTCCACGACGAACTCGTGCTCGAAGTGCCCGAAGAAGAACTGCCGGACGTGCGCAAGCGCCTGCCCGAACTGATGTGCGGCGTCGCCGAACTGAAGGTGCCGCTCGTCGCGGAAGTGGGCGTCGGCAACAACTGGGAAGAAGCACACTGA
- a CDS encoding exodeoxyribonuclease VII small subunit — MAKTAEDATSEEARADAPGADSSPLPQNYEAALAELESLVARMEEGALSLEESLAAYRRGAALVGFCQQQLEKVEQQVRVLDGETLKPLPGDAERATNDNGDDL; from the coding sequence ATGGCGAAGACCGCAGAAGACGCAACAAGCGAAGAAGCCCGCGCCGATGCGCCGGGCGCGGACAGCTCGCCGCTTCCGCAGAATTACGAAGCGGCGCTGGCCGAACTCGAATCGCTCGTCGCGCGCATGGAAGAGGGCGCGTTGAGCCTCGAAGAATCGCTTGCCGCGTACCGCCGAGGCGCGGCGCTTGTCGGCTTTTGCCAACAACAGCTCGAAAAAGTCGAGCAGCAGGTTCGCGTGCTCGACGGCGAGACGCTCAAGCCGCTGCCCGGCGACGCAGAACGCGCGACGAACGACAACGGGGACGATCTATGA
- a CDS encoding sulfurtransferase, producing MPHTHYTTLISAANLAQWLADAPGSVLVFDCRFDLAAPEAGETAYAAGHIPGAHYLHLDRDLSGAKTGTNGRHPLPERAALVEKLASFGLNEGQQVVAYDAQGGMYAARLWWLLRWLGHDSVALLDGGLQAWEAAGKPLDTAVPPKAQGTFKAGQPLQVTVDARAIERSIGTRDHLLIDARAADRYRGENETIDPVGGHIPGALNHFFKNNLTQEGRFKTAHELRETFASLIGETPADRVVLQCGSGVTACHNALAMEIAGLHGAALYPGSWSEWSADPGRPVATGAKA from the coding sequence ATGCCGCACACTCACTACACCACGCTCATTTCAGCGGCCAATCTCGCCCAATGGCTCGCCGACGCGCCCGGCAGCGTGCTCGTCTTCGACTGCCGCTTCGATTTGGCCGCGCCGGAAGCCGGAGAAACGGCCTACGCCGCCGGCCACATTCCCGGCGCGCATTACCTGCATCTCGACCGCGACCTGTCCGGCGCGAAAACCGGCACGAACGGCCGGCATCCGTTGCCGGAGCGCGCAGCGCTCGTCGAGAAGCTCGCGAGCTTCGGCTTGAACGAAGGCCAGCAAGTCGTCGCTTACGACGCGCAAGGCGGCATGTACGCCGCGCGTCTGTGGTGGCTGCTGCGCTGGCTCGGGCATGATTCGGTCGCGTTGCTGGATGGCGGCCTGCAAGCGTGGGAGGCTGCGGGCAAGCCGCTCGACACGGCCGTGCCGCCGAAAGCGCAGGGCACGTTCAAGGCTGGCCAGCCGCTGCAAGTGACCGTGGATGCGCGAGCGATCGAACGCAGTATCGGCACGCGCGATCATCTGCTGATCGATGCGCGCGCCGCCGACCGTTATCGCGGCGAGAACGAAACGATCGATCCGGTCGGCGGCCACATTCCCGGCGCGCTGAACCACTTCTTCAAGAACAACCTGACGCAGGAAGGCCGCTTCAAGACGGCACACGAACTGCGCGAAACGTTCGCCTCGCTCATCGGCGAGACGCCCGCGGATCGCGTGGTGCTGCAATGCGGATCCGGCGTGACGGCGTGCCATAACGCGCTCGCAATGGAAATCGCCGGGCTGCACGGCGCCGCGCTCTATCCGGGCTCATGGAGCGAATGGAGCGCCGATCCGGGCCGCCCCGTCGCGACCGGCGCGAAGGCCTGA
- a CDS encoding NAD(P)/FAD-dependent oxidoreductase, translated as MHRFIIVGGGAGGLELATRLGDRFGSGEGKADAKTDAKTPRAQITLVDRNPTHIWKPLLHEVAAGSMDPFTQELEYAAQALWHGFEFQQGEMIGLNRAAKRITIGALRDDEAGELLPQRQLEYDTLVIAIGSTTHFFGVEGAQQYSIALDTVGQAELFRKRLIAACMRAEHVVPELAVEGPAQEPVVVEAAPRIQIAIVGAGATGVELSAELRNTAQVLSAYGLHKLDPKNDIGIVLIEAGPRILPALQERVSTATAELLTKLGVKLMTGETVAQVSRDSIRTASGKIIRADLTVWAAGIKAPAVLSQLDGLPTNRLGQLIVRRTLQTEIDDNVFALGDCAACPWPGNERNVPPRAQAAHQQASFLFKAFARRMDGKPLPEYTYRDFGSLVSLGHYSAVGNLMGGLIGGNMLIEGLFARFMYMSLYRLHVAALHGYARMVLDTFAHWLRRSTAPRVKLH; from the coding sequence ATGCATCGCTTCATTATCGTCGGCGGCGGGGCGGGCGGTCTCGAACTCGCGACGCGTCTCGGTGACCGCTTCGGTTCGGGCGAAGGCAAGGCCGACGCCAAAACGGACGCCAAAACGCCGCGCGCGCAGATCACGCTCGTGGACCGCAATCCGACGCACATCTGGAAGCCGTTGCTGCACGAAGTCGCGGCGGGCAGCATGGACCCGTTCACGCAGGAACTCGAATACGCGGCGCAGGCGCTGTGGCACGGCTTCGAGTTCCAGCAGGGCGAGATGATCGGCCTGAACCGCGCGGCAAAGCGCATCACAATAGGCGCGCTGCGTGACGACGAAGCCGGTGAACTGTTGCCCCAGCGCCAACTGGAATACGACACGCTCGTGATCGCGATCGGCAGCACGACGCATTTCTTCGGCGTCGAGGGCGCGCAGCAGTATTCGATCGCGCTCGATACGGTCGGTCAGGCGGAGCTTTTTCGCAAACGGCTGATCGCCGCGTGCATGCGCGCCGAGCACGTCGTGCCCGAACTGGCCGTCGAAGGGCCGGCGCAGGAGCCTGTCGTCGTGGAAGCCGCGCCGCGCATTCAGATCGCGATTGTCGGCGCGGGCGCGACGGGCGTCGAACTGTCGGCGGAACTGCGCAACACCGCGCAAGTGCTGTCGGCGTACGGCCTGCACAAGCTCGATCCGAAGAACGACATCGGCATCGTCCTGATCGAAGCGGGGCCGCGCATTCTGCCGGCGTTGCAGGAGCGTGTGTCGACCGCCACGGCGGAACTGCTCACGAAGCTCGGCGTGAAGCTGATGACGGGCGAGACCGTCGCGCAGGTCTCGCGCGACTCGATCCGCACGGCGAGCGGCAAGATCATCCGCGCGGACCTGACGGTGTGGGCGGCGGGCATCAAGGCGCCCGCGGTGCTGTCGCAACTCGACGGCCTGCCGACCAATCGCCTCGGTCAGTTGATCGTGCGCCGCACGCTGCAAACCGAAATCGACGACAACGTCTTCGCGCTCGGCGATTGCGCGGCCTGTCCGTGGCCCGGCAACGAGCGCAACGTGCCGCCGCGCGCGCAGGCGGCGCATCAGCAGGCGAGTTTCTTGTTCAAGGCGTTCGCGCGGCGCATGGACGGCAAGCCGCTGCCCGAATACACCTATCGCGATTTCGGCTCGCTCGTTTCGCTCGGACATTACAGCGCGGTCGGCAATCTGATGGGCGGGCTGATCGGCGGAAACATGCTGATCGAAGGGCTCTTCGCGCGCTTCATGTACATGTCGCTATACCGGCTCCATGTGGCTGCGCTGCATGGCTACGCGCGCATGGTGCTCGATACCTTCGCGCACTGGCTGCGCCGGTCCACCGCGCCGCGCGTGAAGCTGCACTGA